A single Arachidicoccus sp. BS20 DNA region contains:
- the rplL gene encoding 50S ribosomal protein L7/L12: MKSEKIENKMAEVKALAEQLVSLTVKEVQELADFLKSEYGIEPAAAAVVVSGGAGGDAPAAEEKTAFDVVLVSGGASKLGVVKVVKDITGLGLKEAKEIVDNAPKPVKEGVSKAEADEIVEKLKAAGAEVEVK; this comes from the coding sequence ATGAAGTCGGAAAAAATTGAAAACAAAATGGCAGAAGTAAAAGCATTGGCTGAACAGTTAGTAAGCCTTACAGTAAAAGAAGTACAAGAATTAGCAGACTTCTTGAAAAGCGAATACGGTATTGAACCGGCAGCAGCAGCAGTTGTTGTAAGCGGCGGCGCCGGTGGCGACGCTCCCGCAGCAGAAGAAAAAACAGCTTTTGACGTAGTGCTCGTAAGCGGCGGTGCAAGCAAACTTGGTGTGGTTAAAGTTGTAAAAGACATTACCGGCTTAGGTTTGAAAGAAGCTAAAGAAATCGTGGACAACGCTCCAAAACCTGTAAAAGAAGGTGTTTCTAAAGCTGAGGCAGATGAAATAGTTGAAAAACTTAAAGCTGCAGGCGCTGAAGTTGAAGTAAAATAA
- a CDS encoding AraC family transcriptional regulator, with protein sequence MNVAKDLTLNEIIRTIDNAKNDQNNICLVCPQNDKDEFASSQLNKSVNFALLKTEGRVSENLPYRLIDHYAVVLCLKGSCKKTVGHYAFAVQPGSLHIIFPGMINTFDEVSEDLQLYMVLFRRDFFADLSVKDRMLENILDSGLDFPPVCNLDDTNFAAVKLLMEQMHGEYARQGLYHTQIIQSMLMQLFYLTGRFLQDSVQRQPMHSSRSHQLTQQFKREVGNHFLTKRTVQEYADMLFVTSKYLSEVVKQETGEPALKLIHKRLYYEALYLLNYSSMSIKEISDFLNFDTPSHFSRFFKQFAGYAPSALKKGAA encoded by the coding sequence ATGAATGTAGCGAAAGATTTGACATTGAATGAAATTATCCGTACAATTGATAATGCGAAGAATGACCAAAATAATATTTGTTTGGTCTGTCCCCAAAACGATAAAGACGAATTTGCCTCATCTCAACTGAATAAATCAGTCAATTTTGCTTTACTGAAAACCGAAGGTCGCGTGTCGGAAAATCTGCCATACAGGTTAATTGACCATTACGCTGTTGTGTTGTGTTTGAAAGGCTCGTGTAAGAAAACGGTCGGACATTATGCCTTTGCTGTTCAGCCCGGAAGTTTGCACATTATTTTCCCGGGAATGATTAATACGTTTGATGAAGTTTCTGAAGATTTACAATTATACATGGTTCTTTTCAGGAGAGATTTTTTTGCTGATTTGTCCGTTAAAGACAGGATGCTGGAGAATATTTTGGATTCCGGTCTTGATTTTCCGCCGGTTTGTAATTTGGACGATACAAATTTTGCGGCGGTAAAATTATTGATGGAACAAATGCACGGCGAATACGCCCGGCAAGGATTGTATCACACACAAATTATACAATCCATGCTGATGCAATTGTTTTATCTCACGGGAAGATTTTTGCAGGATTCGGTACAGCGGCAACCAATGCATTCTTCGCGCAGTCATCAATTAACTCAGCAATTCAAGCGCGAAGTAGGCAACCACTTTCTTACCAAAAGAACCGTGCAGGAATACGCCGATATGCTTTTTGTAACTTCTAAATATTTGAGTGAAGTTGTAAAGCAGGAAACGGGCGAACCGGCACTAAAGCTCATTCATAAGCGGCTTTATTACGAGGCACTTTATTTGCTTAATTATTCTTCCATGAGCATCAAAGAAATTTCCGACTTTCTCAATTTTGATACGCCCTCTCATTTCAGTCGTTTCTTCAAGCAGTTCGCAGGTTACGCGCCGTCGGCACTCAAGAAAGGCGCAGCGTAA
- the rplK gene encoding 50S ribosomal protein L11 yields MAKEISGFVKLQVKGGQANPAPPVGPALGSKGVNIMEFCKQFNARTQDKMGKVVPVVITVYSDKSFDFVIKTAPAAVQLMEAAKIQKGSKESNRSKAGKVTWAQVEAIAKDKMPDLNCFTVESAMKMVAGTARSMGLTVEGTAPWEN; encoded by the coding sequence ATGGCAAAAGAAATCTCAGGTTTCGTAAAGTTGCAGGTAAAAGGCGGTCAAGCCAATCCTGCTCCGCCGGTTGGACCTGCATTAGGTTCTAAAGGCGTAAACATTATGGAGTTCTGCAAGCAGTTCAATGCAAGAACTCAGGATAAAATGGGGAAAGTTGTTCCCGTTGTTATCACGGTTTATTCTGACAAATCTTTCGACTTCGTTATCAAGACTGCACCCGCAGCCGTTCAGTTGATGGAAGCCGCAAAAATCCAAAAAGGTTCTAAGGAAAGCAATCGCAGCAAAGCTGGTAAAGTGACTTGGGCACAGGTCGAAGCTATCGCTAAAGACAAAATGCCCGATCTCAACTGTTTTACCGTAGAAAGCGCCATGAAAATGGTTGCCGGTACAGCCCGCAGTATGGGTTTGACTGTTGAAGGCACAGCGCCTTGGGAAAATTAA
- a CDS encoding acyl-CoA thioesterase, whose translation MNFYTRKLIKPEDLNPNNTLFGGTLLKWIDEEAAVYAIIQLGTIRCVTKYMSEINFVSSPRQGDIIELGIKATHFGTTSLTLACQVRNKINLKVVLTIEKIVFVTIDENGKPTPHGRKEITYTDERLREQ comes from the coding sequence ATGAATTTCTATACCCGAAAATTAATTAAGCCCGAAGACCTCAATCCCAATAACACACTGTTTGGCGGTACGTTGCTGAAATGGATAGACGAAGAAGCGGCGGTTTATGCCATTATTCAACTGGGAACCATTCGTTGCGTTACAAAATATATGTCTGAAATTAATTTTGTGAGTTCGCCGCGGCAAGGCGATATTATAGAACTTGGTATCAAGGCAACACATTTTGGTACGACCTCGCTTACGCTTGCCTGCCAGGTACGAAACAAAATAAATCTGAAAGTAGTGCTTACCATCGAAAAAATTGTTTTTGTAACAATTGACGAAAACGGCAAGCCTACGCCGCATGGCAGAAAAGAAATTACCTATACCGACGAAAGGTTGAGAGAACAATGA
- a CDS encoding copper homeostasis protein CutC: MLLEIACFNIQSALNAQAAGADRIELCENPFDGGTTPSYGTLKTVTEKVTVPVFPIIRPRGGDFLYNDEEFEVMRKDLLLCKELGFKGAVLGLLNGDGTIDTERTKQLVDLAYPLEITFHRAFDRAKNPLGSLEKIIETGCSRILTSGQKPNVGDALDLIKDLIVQANNRIIILPGSGVRSSNLQKIKDAGANEFHSSARKEYDSLMQFTVPSMAEILMNTGVDEEEVKKMKQIIQQ; this comes from the coding sequence ATGCTTTTAGAAATTGCCTGTTTTAATATCCAATCTGCATTAAATGCGCAAGCCGCAGGTGCAGACAGAATCGAACTTTGCGAAAACCCTTTTGATGGTGGAACAACGCCTTCTTACGGAACTTTGAAAACTGTAACAGAAAAAGTTACAGTTCCTGTATTTCCCATTATTCGTCCGCGTGGCGGCGATTTTCTATACAACGACGAAGAGTTTGAAGTGATGAGGAAAGATTTGCTTTTGTGCAAAGAACTTGGCTTCAAAGGTGCGGTTCTTGGTTTGCTGAATGGAGACGGGACAATTGATACAGAAAGAACGAAACAATTAGTCGATTTGGCTTATCCGTTAGAAATTACTTTTCATCGTGCGTTTGACAGAGCAAAAAATCCTTTGGGAAGTCTGGAAAAAATTATTGAAACAGGCTGCTCAAGAATTTTGACAAGCGGACAAAAACCGAATGTGGGCGATGCATTGGATTTGATTAAAGACTTGATTGTTCAAGCAAACAACAGAATCATCATTCTTCCCGGAAGCGGTGTTCGCAGCAGCAATTTGCAAAAAATAAAAGATGCCGGCGCAAACGAATTTCATTCTTCTGCAAGAAAAGAATACGATTCGCTCATGCAATTTACTGTTCCATCAATGGCTGAAATATTGATGAACACGGGCGTTGACGAAGAAGAAGTCAAAAAGATGAAGCAAATTATACAACAATGA
- a CDS encoding S9 family peptidase, with protein MNKFLLAAFLFGSITVSAQQKLVLTDSDYAHAEKFLSYKTYPLLEVKKFPGDTMSSNYRFGRRRFGGGVASPDGKYEAFIKDDNLWVKEIATGNEIQLTTDGEKNFGYATDNAGWKHSNRPILRWSPDSKKIATFKQDQRNVGDMYLVTTNVGHPHLESWKYALPGDSVIAMIHRVIIDVDAKKVIPLKVAPDPHRATLSDDVASSGTFDDVDWSPDGKQLAFVSTSRDHKIEKFRIANTETGDVREVFTETVPTQYESGWGTINWKYLPATNEIIWFSERDNWGHLYLYDAKTGKLKNQITKGNWLVSQILKVDEKKREIYFIANGLETKNPYFGQFCKINFNGKGFKVLTPEVGNHNVELRENDFVDTYSQPDVPPIKVLRNFDGKLIDTLEKTDVSKLIANGWKPPIPITVKAHDDTTNLYGLLFTPTHLDPNKKYPIIDYIYPGPQGGSVGSWSFVPSRGDNQALAELGFVVVVLEGTSNPLRSKSFHDMSYGDMAQNTLADQVTCIRQLSTKYNYIDTSRVGIWGHSGGGFATAGAMFRYPDFFKVGIAESGNHDNRNYEDDWGERYDGLVQNSDYAAQANENYAKNLKGKLLLVHGLMDDNVPPQNTLLVVQALEKANKDFDLIIFPNSHHGYEDYFYMMRRRWDYFVKNLLGAEPPKEYLLGPKRK; from the coding sequence ATGAACAAATTTTTACTCGCTGCTTTTCTGTTCGGTAGCATTACGGTTTCTGCACAACAAAAATTGGTATTAACGGATTCCGATTATGCACACGCAGAAAAATTTCTTTCTTACAAAACATATCCATTACTGGAAGTAAAAAAATTTCCGGGCGATACAATGAGTTCCAACTATCGCTTTGGCAGGCGTAGATTTGGCGGCGGCGTGGCTTCGCCCGATGGTAAATACGAGGCATTTATAAAAGATGATAACTTGTGGGTAAAAGAAATAGCCACAGGCAATGAAATTCAATTAACAACAGACGGCGAAAAAAATTTCGGCTACGCAACCGACAATGCAGGTTGGAAACACAGCAACCGCCCGATTCTTCGCTGGTCGCCGGATTCTAAAAAGATTGCAACTTTCAAACAAGACCAACGCAATGTGGGCGATATGTATTTGGTTACGACAAATGTTGGTCATCCGCATTTGGAATCATGGAAATATGCGCTGCCCGGCGATTCGGTAATCGCAATGATTCATCGCGTGATAATTGATGTTGATGCCAAAAAAGTAATTCCGCTGAAAGTTGCGCCCGACCCACATCGCGCTACATTGAGCGACGATGTTGCAAGCAGTGGAACATTTGACGATGTCGATTGGTCGCCCGATGGAAAACAGCTTGCTTTTGTTTCCACATCGCGCGACCACAAGATTGAAAAATTCAGAATTGCTAATACCGAAACAGGCGATGTACGTGAAGTATTTACCGAAACCGTGCCTACGCAATACGAATCGGGCTGGGGAACAATTAATTGGAAATATTTACCTGCAACCAATGAAATCATTTGGTTTTCCGAAAGAGATAATTGGGGACATTTGTATTTGTACGATGCAAAAACAGGGAAACTTAAAAATCAAATTACGAAAGGAAATTGGTTGGTTTCGCAGATATTGAAAGTGGATGAAAAGAAACGCGAAATCTATTTTATCGCGAACGGACTGGAAACGAAAAACCCGTACTTCGGACAGTTTTGTAAAATCAATTTCAATGGAAAAGGTTTCAAAGTTTTAACGCCGGAAGTGGGCAATCACAATGTGGAATTGCGCGAAAATGATTTTGTCGATACTTATTCCCAGCCGGATGTTCCGCCTATAAAAGTGTTGCGGAATTTTGACGGCAAATTAATTGACACACTTGAAAAAACCGATGTATCAAAACTCATAGCAAACGGATGGAAACCACCAATTCCGATTACTGTAAAAGCGCATGACGATACAACCAATTTATACGGATTGCTGTTTACGCCAACGCATCTTGACCCGAACAAAAAATATCCGATAATCGATTATATTTATCCCGGTCCGCAAGGCGGAAGCGTTGGTAGTTGGTCTTTCGTTCCATCGCGCGGCGATAATCAGGCTTTGGCAGAACTGGGTTTTGTGGTGGTGGTTTTGGAAGGCACCAGCAATCCTTTGCGCAGCAAAAGTTTTCATGACATGAGTTATGGCGATATGGCGCAAAATACATTGGCAGACCAAGTTACCTGCATTCGTCAATTATCGACAAAATACAATTATATCGACACAAGCCGTGTAGGCATTTGGGGACATTCCGGCGGCGGATTTGCAACTGCCGGCGCAATGTTTCGCTATCCCGATTTCTTCAAAGTGGGTATTGCAGAATCAGGCAATCATGACAACAGAAATTATGAAGACGATTGGGGCGAACGGTATGACGGGCTTGTTCAAAACTCGGATTATGCGGCACAGGCAAATGAGAATTATGCAAAAAACTTAAAAGGAAAATTGTTGCTTGTACATGGTTTGATGGATGATAATGTGCCGCCGCAAAATACATTGCTGGTAGTCCAGGCATTGGAAAAAGCC
- the rplA gene encoding 50S ribosomal protein L1 — translation MAKITKKRKAANAKIDANKAYTLAEASALVKEINTTKFDSSVDLHIRLGVDPKKADQQVRGTVTLPHGTGKTKRVLVLCTPDKEAAAKEAGADFVGLDEFITKIDGGWTDVDVIIATPSVMPKIGRLGKVLGPRNLMPNPKTGTVTNDVAAAVTEVKGGKIAFKVDKAGIVHASIGRVSFTPEKITENGQELINALIKLKPTAAKGVYVKGVSLAATMSPGIAIDTKSVQN, via the coding sequence ATGGCAAAAATCACTAAAAAAAGAAAAGCAGCTAATGCAAAGATTGATGCAAACAAGGCATATACGCTTGCCGAAGCATCTGCATTGGTTAAAGAAATAAACACAACAAAATTCGACAGTTCTGTTGATTTGCATATTCGTTTGGGCGTTGACCCTAAAAAAGCAGACCAACAGGTTCGCGGTACGGTTACGCTTCCACACGGAACAGGTAAAACCAAGCGCGTTTTGGTTCTATGTACACCGGACAAAGAAGCTGCTGCGAAAGAAGCAGGTGCAGACTTCGTTGGTTTGGACGAATTTATTACAAAAATTGACGGCGGCTGGACAGATGTAGATGTAATTATTGCAACGCCTTCCGTAATGCCTAAAATCGGTCGCTTGGGTAAAGTATTAGGACCCCGTAACCTGATGCCGAATCCTAAAACAGGAACAGTAACCAACGATGTTGCTGCTGCTGTAACCGAAGTAAAAGGTGGTAAAATCGCGTTCAAAGTGGACAAAGCGGGTATCGTGCACGCATCTATCGGTCGCGTGTCTTTCACGCCGGAAAAAATCACAGAAAACGGTCAGGAATTAATCAATGCGTTGATTAAACTGAAACCGACTGCCGCAAAAGGTGTGTATGTAAAAGGTGTAAGCCTTGCAGCTACAATGAGCCCGGGCATCGCTATTGACACAAAATCTGTTCAGAATTAA
- a CDS encoding S41 family peptidase, translating to MKKLLLISMSLLATCGAFAQITPLWLMNPSISPDGKTIAFGYKGHLYTVNSSGGTAQPLTVGDAYDEMPVWSHDGKSIAFASDRYGDFDVFVISAKGGAAKRLTYYSGNDIPADFSPDDKQVLFLSARNAPAKSVRFSSGLFKNLYSISVNSGRPVLISAAGMERAHYNSSGSQIIFEDVKGYEDAWRKHATSAVTRDVWTFDIASQHYKKISTFIGEDREPVFSNDNKSTFYLSERNGIQNVYEQNLNADAPKQLTSFKNNPVRNLSRSNDNELCFTWNGEIYTLQPNGQPAKVAIQIENAADDDVDKTIGVNGNISEFSVSPNGKEIAFVNRGEIFVTAVSNGETKRITNTPQQERMVQWAPDGRSLIYATERGDSWDIYKTSLVRKDEPYFYASTVLKEEPLIATDKDEFQPKYSPDGKKIAYIEERNILKVYDVATKKTVTILPEGSNHSYSDGDWDFSWSPDSKWIVFDDQHGYFSSSNAAMAKADGSSKIFFPVNSGFGEGNSKWALGGKALLWESDKLGRKSLATQGSRESDVYAVFFDKAAYDEFNLSKEDYALFKERKDTAKADTSKIKPAKDSSKDLQLDLTDLDNRQVRLTINSSSISDYALTKDGSKLYYLAAFEKGFDLWVTEPRTHDTHILAKLSDGGSSLELSKDEKTLFLSTHGGLITVDVSSGRVTPVAINSSMLLDAAAERRYIFEHAWRQVKKKLYDPTLHGIDWDGYYKNYARFLPHINNNYDFQVLLSEFLGELNVSHSGGRYYPQSRGGDQTAALGLLYDETYKGKGLKITEIIAGGPIDLAKSKVKAGDILESIDGQAITDDIDWTSLLNHKIGKNTLLSFSGASGNWEEVIRPISLGEESGLMYKRWTKLMADMVDKLSGGKIGYVHVEGMNDASFRETFDRVMGKERDKKALIVDTRFNGGGWLHDDLATFLTGKNYLKFAPQGNLLKGGEPLNRWQKPSCVLMSEGNYSDAFIFPYVYKEIGIGKLIGMPVAGTGTAVWWERQIDPTIIFGIPMVATIGKENRPTEGLQIEPDIKVPLPYEDFLNGKDDQLEAGVKEMLKEAGN from the coding sequence ATGAAGAAACTGCTACTTATCTCCATGTCGCTGCTTGCGACCTGCGGAGCTTTTGCACAAATCACGCCGCTATGGCTGATGAATCCATCCATTTCGCCCGACGGTAAAACTATTGCTTTCGGCTACAAAGGACATTTATATACAGTCAATAGTTCGGGTGGTACAGCTCAGCCATTGACCGTTGGCGATGCTTACGACGAAATGCCTGTGTGGAGCCACGATGGAAAATCCATTGCATTCGCCAGCGACCGTTACGGCGATTTTGATGTATTTGTAATTTCGGCAAAAGGCGGCGCTGCTAAAAGGTTAACTTATTACAGCGGCAACGATATTCCTGCCGATTTTTCGCCCGACGATAAACAGGTTTTATTCCTTTCCGCACGCAATGCACCCGCAAAAAGCGTTCGGTTCAGCAGCGGATTATTCAAAAACCTGTACTCAATTTCCGTAAACAGTGGCAGACCGGTTTTGATAAGTGCTGCAGGCATGGAGCGTGCGCATTATAACAGTAGCGGCTCGCAAATTATTTTTGAAGATGTAAAAGGCTACGAAGATGCCTGGCGCAAACACGCAACATCTGCAGTTACGCGCGACGTATGGACGTTCGATATTGCTTCGCAGCATTATAAAAAAATCAGCACTTTTATAGGCGAAGACAGAGAGCCGGTTTTCAGCAACGACAATAAAAGCACATTTTATTTAAGCGAAAGAAACGGCATACAAAATGTTTACGAGCAAAACCTGAATGCCGATGCGCCAAAACAGCTTACGTCTTTCAAAAACAATCCTGTACGCAATCTCAGCCGTTCAAATGACAATGAGTTATGCTTTACCTGGAATGGCGAAATTTATACATTGCAACCAAACGGGCAGCCGGCGAAAGTGGCTATTCAGATTGAAAATGCCGCGGACGACGACGTTGATAAAACCATTGGCGTAAACGGTAATATCAGCGAGTTTTCCGTAAGCCCGAATGGAAAAGAAATTGCTTTTGTCAATCGCGGCGAAATATTTGTTACCGCAGTTTCTAACGGCGAAACAAAACGAATTACCAACACGCCCCAGCAAGAACGCATGGTGCAATGGGCACCCGACGGTCGCAGCCTTATTTACGCAACCGAAAGAGGCGATAGCTGGGATATTTACAAAACTTCCCTTGTTCGTAAAGACGAGCCGTATTTTTATGCTTCAACTGTTTTGAAAGAAGAGCCTCTGATTGCAACAGACAAAGATGAATTTCAGCCTAAATACTCTCCCGACGGAAAGAAAATTGCATACATTGAAGAACGAAATATTTTAAAAGTATATGATGTAGCTACAAAGAAAACCGTAACCATTTTGCCCGAAGGTAGTAATCATTCTTATTCCGATGGCGACTGGGATTTCTCATGGAGTCCTGACAGCAAATGGATTGTGTTTGACGACCAACACGGTTACTTCTCTTCGAGCAATGCAGCGATGGCAAAAGCTGATGGTTCATCAAAAATATTTTTCCCTGTAAACAGCGGCTTCGGCGAAGGCAACAGCAAATGGGCATTGGGCGGAAAAGCATTGCTGTGGGAAAGCGATAAGCTGGGCAGAAAATCTTTGGCAACACAAGGCAGTCGCGAAAGTGATGTGTACGCTGTATTTTTTGACAAAGCAGCTTACGACGAATTTAATTTGAGCAAAGAAGATTATGCTTTGTTCAAAGAACGAAAAGATACTGCCAAAGCAGATACAAGCAAAATCAAGCCCGCAAAAGATTCTTCCAAAGATTTACAATTGGATTTGACCGACCTCGACAATCGTCAAGTACGGCTTACTATCAACAGCAGTTCCATCAGTGATTATGCTTTAACAAAAGACGGCAGTAAACTGTATTATCTCGCAGCGTTTGAAAAAGGCTTTGACCTTTGGGTTACGGAACCGAGAACGCACGACACACATATTCTTGCAAAGCTCAGCGACGGCGGAAGCAGCCTTGAACTAAGCAAAGATGAAAAAACATTGTTCTTAAGCACGCACGGCGGTTTGATTACAGTTGATGTCTCAAGCGGAAGAGTAACCCCGGTAGCCATTAACAGCAGCATGTTGCTTGATGCTGCTGCAGAAAGGCGATACATTTTTGAACACGCCTGGAGGCAAGTGAAAAAGAAATTGTACGACCCTACTTTACACGGAATCGATTGGGACGGATATTATAAAAACTACGCGCGTTTCTTACCGCATATCAACAACAATTATGATTTTCAGGTTTTACTGAGTGAATTTTTAGGCGAACTGAATGTTTCTCACTCTGGCGGAAGATACTATCCGCAAAGCAGAGGCGGCGACCAAACTGCGGCGTTAGGTTTATTATACGACGAAACGTACAAAGGCAAAGGCTTGAAGATTACCGAAATCATTGCCGGCGGACCAATTGACCTGGCGAAAAGCAAAGTGAAAGCGGGCGACATTTTGGAATCCATCGACGGACAAGCGATTACCGATGATATTGATTGGACGTCTTTGTTAAATCATAAGATTGGCAAAAACACATTGCTTTCTTTCTCGGGCGCTTCCGGTAATTGGGAAGAAGTTATTCGCCCGATTTCTCTCGGCGAAGAATCAGGCTTAATGTACAAACGCTGGACAAAATTAATGGCTGACATGGTTGATAAATTGAGCGGCGGCAAAATCGGGTATGTACATGTCGAAGGCATGAACGATGCAAGTTTCCGTGAAACATTTGACAGAGTAATGGGAAAAGAAAGGGATAAAAAAGCATTGATTGTAGATACACGTTTTAATGGCGGCGGTTGGCTGCACGATGATTTGGCGACTTTCCTTACAGGAAAAAATTATCTCAAATTTGCACCGCAAGGCAACTTGCTGAAAGGCGGCGAACCTTTGAACAGATGGCAAAAACCAAGCTGTGTGCTGATGAGCGAAGGCAATTACAGCGATGCATTTATTTTCCCTTATGTGTATAAAGAAATCGGTATCGGAAAATTAATCGGCATGCCGGTTGCCGGCACAGGCACAGCCGTTTGGTGGGAACGCCAGATAGACCCAACCATTATTTTTGGTATTCCAATGGTGGCAACTATTGGTAAAGAAAACCGCCCGACAGAAGGTTTGCAAATTGAACCCGATATTAAAGTTCCTTTGCCTTATGAAGATTTCCTTAACGGCAAAGACGACCAATTAGAGGCAGGCGTAAAAGAAATGCTGAAAGAAGCAGGCAATTAA
- a CDS encoding tetratricopeptide repeat protein: MLTEKNIKFKSALAAYKNGQYLRSVHILQLLEKEQPDNWLAKYHLGNAKLKTGKKRMIFSAISDFQRAKDLIANTNHLFIPQLDKCIHEAKVLLHPAKNNYLSIPTVKTFLLSLKKRPEISQIIDRLISIH; this comes from the coding sequence ATGCTAACAGAAAAAAACATAAAATTCAAATCTGCACTTGCGGCATATAAAAACGGGCAATACCTTCGGTCTGTCCACATACTGCAATTGCTCGAAAAAGAACAACCGGATAATTGGCTTGCAAAATATCATTTGGGCAATGCCAAGCTAAAAACCGGGAAGAAAAGAATGATTTTTTCTGCAATTAGCGATTTCCAAAGAGCGAAAGACTTAATTGCAAATACAAATCATTTGTTTATTCCTCAATTGGATAAATGTATCCATGAGGCGAAAGTGCTGTTGCATCCTGCGAAAAACAATTACCTAAGCATCCCGACCGTAAAAACTTTTCTGCTTTCTCTAAAAAAACGACCGGAAATTTCCCAAATTATCGACCGGCTTATTTCCATCCATTAA
- a CDS encoding ABC transporter permease, translating to MNGNSQRYRTLKRLLKNKGACFGLFVIAIALFTAIFAYPLSPDSSPNANRMIPEIANQKPGFSIQFLRIKNQREVSRSSFFKYLLSGKEDDFQLVPIIGFKKTDSGFLVKKYIDEGVSQNVFYSADKILNPAIVLKKFYLGTDKFGRDILSRLIIGTRVSLAVGLIAVIISLTVGVFLGAIAGYFGGRTDNVVMWLINVIWSMPTLLLVFAITILLGKGFWQVFVAVGLTLWVSVARLVRGQILSIKKLEYVEAARVLGFSHVRTIVKHILPNIVGPVMVIAAGNFASAIVIEAGLSFLGLGVQPPQPSWGLMIKENYNFIITNNPMLALTPGIAIMLLVLAFNLLGNGLRDAMDVND from the coding sequence ATGAACGGAAATTCGCAACGGTACAGAACTTTAAAGCGTCTTTTGAAAAATAAAGGTGCGTGTTTCGGATTATTCGTTATCGCAATTGCGCTTTTTACTGCAATTTTCGCGTATCCGCTTTCGCCGGACAGTTCGCCGAATGCAAACAGGATGATTCCTGAAATTGCCAATCAAAAGCCCGGATTTTCCATACAATTTTTGCGTATCAAAAATCAACGTGAAGTTTCACGCAGTTCATTTTTTAAGTATTTATTGTCGGGCAAAGAGGATGATTTTCAACTCGTTCCCATTATCGGCTTTAAAAAAACAGATTCGGGATTTCTTGTAAAAAAATATATTGACGAAGGCGTTTCGCAAAATGTTTTTTATTCTGCCGATAAAATTTTAAATCCTGCAATCGTTCTGAAAAAATTTTATCTCGGTACGGATAAATTCGGCAGAGATATTTTAAGCCGGTTGATTATCGGCACGCGTGTAAGTCTTGCCGTAGGCTTAATTGCTGTAATTATTTCATTGACGGTTGGCGTGTTTCTCGGCGCGATTGCAGGCTACTTCGGCGGTCGCACAGATAATGTTGTAATGTGGTTGATTAATGTGATTTGGTCAATGCCGACATTGTTGCTCGTATTTGCCATCACTATTTTATTAGGTAAAGGTTTTTGGCAGGTTTTCGTAGCAGTCGGTTTGACTTTGTGGGTAAGCGTTGCGCGACTTGTACGCGGACAAATTCTTTCCATAAAAAAACTGGAATATGTAGAAGCAGCGCGTGTATTAGGTTTCAGTCATGTGAGAACAATTGTCAAACATATTTTACCAAACATTGTTGGTCCGGTAATGGTCATTGCTGCGGGCAATTTTGCTTCCGCAATTGTGATTGAAGCCGGTTTGAGCTTCCTTGGTCTTGGCGTGCAGCCGCCGCAGCCGAGTTGGGGTTTGATGATTAAAGAAAACTACAATTTTATCATTACCAATAATCCCATGCTGGCGCTCACGCCCGGCATTGCGATTATGTTATTAGTACTTGCTTTTAATTTGTTAGGCAACGGATTAAGAGATGCGATGGATGTGAACGATTGA
- the rplJ gene encoding 50S ribosomal protein L10, translating to MTKEQKNEVIELLKEKFTQYNNFYVTNTESLTVEQVGQLRRACFDKQVEMKVAKNTLIKKALESLDAEKYAGVYESLNNVTALMFSENPKNPAVIISSFRKGGDKPELKAAFINGDVYSGDNQLTALTNIKTKEELIGEVIGLLQSPISRVVAALQNREAKAEEVAEPVAAE from the coding sequence ATGACTAAAGAACAAAAAAACGAAGTAATAGAACTTTTGAAAGAAAAGTTCACTCAATATAACAACTTCTACGTTACGAATACAGAATCGTTAACAGTAGAACAAGTTGGACAATTGCGCCGCGCTTGTTTTGACAAACAAGTAGAAATGAAAGTGGCAAAAAACACTTTGATTAAAAAAGCGTTGGAATCACTTGATGCTGAAAAATACGCAGGCGTTTACGAATCTTTGAACAATGTAACCGCTTTGATGTTTTCGGAAAATCCGAAAAATCCGGCAGTTATTATCAGCTCATTCCGTAAAGGCGGCGACAAGCCCGAACTGAAAGCCGCTTTCATCAACGGCGACGTATATAGTGGCGACAATCAGTTGACTGCATTGACCAATATCAAGACGAAGGAAGAGCTTATCGGCGAAGTTATCGGTTTGTTGCAATCTCCAATCAGCCGCGTAGTAGCAGCTTTACAAAACCGCGAAGCAAAAGCGGAAGAAGTTGCAGAGCCTGTTGCAGCAGAATAA